In Streptomyces puniciscabiei, a single genomic region encodes these proteins:
- a CDS encoding transglycosylase domain-containing protein, producing the protein MPKKRSGGGLSPTQQAAKFLGVSVLAGAVMAGIALPAAGALGLAAKGSVQSFDEIPANLKSPQLSQRTTILDNQGNQIAAVYSRDRTVVDLKDISPYMQKAIVAIEDSRFYQHGAIDLKGVLRALNKNAQEGGVAQGASTLTQQLVKNYFIEEAGDDPTKVAEATQQTLGRKIKELKYAIQIEEKLGKKKILENYLNITFFGEQAYGVEAASQRYFSKHAKDLNLQESALLAGIVQSPSRYDPVNDEAEATKRRNTVLQRMAEVGDISQQEADEAKAKPLGLHPSQPKNGCITAVRGAGFFCDYVRDVVLNDPVFGKTKVARAKLWNQGGLTIRTTLDPQAQDSVQASIKKHVYQSDAVATAATIVEPGTGKILAMGQSRPYGFGQNETQINLSVNSDMGGGAGYQPGSTFKPIVAAAAIEGGKPPTQQYPSPYEMPYPSQVQACDGKVWRNDPNNPAKLTNENPSEHGPYGMKEATAKSVNTYYVQLIGDIGICPVTEMAKKMGVRRADGRAIDQAPSIALGSQEMSPLTMANAYATFASRGTYCTPVAIESITQKVGSEEKSLQVPKSTCSRAMSEKTADTISTILKGVVEDGTGQEAGLDNRPSAGKTGTTDERFAAWFVGYTPNMAGAVWVGDPAHKRHMTNITIGGVYNDKVYGGRVPGPIWRDMMTGALSGKPVEDFHLIDIPDDNKKGDDQGKGHGGNDGGKNGDSTGGIGGLIGGLTVGGTADGGTTGDTTGGAFPTPTFSLPGNFIQGQTNGGSKGNGNGGWRG; encoded by the coding sequence ATGCCAAAGAAGCGCTCGGGCGGTGGTCTGTCGCCAACGCAGCAGGCCGCCAAGTTCCTCGGTGTCAGTGTCCTCGCCGGAGCCGTCATGGCGGGCATCGCGCTGCCCGCGGCCGGCGCGCTGGGCCTCGCGGCCAAGGGCTCGGTCCAGAGCTTCGACGAGATCCCGGCGAACCTGAAGAGCCCCCAGCTCAGTCAGCGCACGACCATCCTGGACAACCAGGGCAACCAGATCGCGGCCGTCTACTCCCGCGACCGTACGGTGGTGGACCTCAAGGACATCTCGCCGTACATGCAGAAGGCGATCGTCGCGATCGAGGACTCGCGCTTCTACCAGCACGGCGCGATCGACCTCAAGGGCGTCCTGCGTGCCCTGAACAAGAACGCGCAGGAAGGCGGGGTCGCCCAGGGCGCCTCCACGCTCACCCAGCAGCTGGTGAAGAACTACTTCATCGAGGAGGCCGGCGACGACCCGACGAAGGTCGCCGAGGCCACCCAGCAGACCCTCGGTCGCAAGATCAAGGAGCTGAAGTACGCGATCCAGATCGAGGAGAAGCTCGGCAAGAAGAAGATCCTCGAGAACTACCTGAACATCACCTTCTTCGGCGAGCAGGCCTACGGCGTCGAGGCCGCCTCCCAGCGCTACTTCTCCAAGCACGCCAAGGACCTGAACCTCCAGGAATCAGCGCTGCTGGCCGGAATCGTCCAGTCCCCGAGCCGCTACGACCCGGTCAACGACGAGGCGGAGGCCACCAAGCGGCGCAACACCGTGCTGCAGCGGATGGCGGAGGTCGGCGACATCTCCCAGCAGGAGGCGGACGAGGCCAAGGCGAAGCCGCTCGGACTGCACCCGAGCCAGCCCAAGAACGGCTGCATCACCGCGGTCAGGGGCGCCGGCTTCTTCTGCGACTACGTCCGCGACGTCGTCCTGAACGACCCGGTCTTCGGCAAGACCAAGGTGGCCCGGGCCAAGTTGTGGAACCAGGGCGGTCTGACGATCCGGACGACCCTCGACCCGCAGGCGCAGGACTCGGTGCAGGCGTCCATCAAGAAGCACGTCTACCAGTCCGACGCGGTGGCGACGGCCGCGACCATCGTCGAGCCGGGCACCGGCAAGATCCTCGCCATGGGCCAGTCCCGCCCGTACGGCTTCGGCCAGAACGAGACGCAGATCAACCTCTCGGTCAACTCGGACATGGGCGGCGGCGCCGGCTACCAGCCCGGTTCGACGTTCAAGCCGATCGTCGCGGCGGCCGCGATCGAGGGCGGCAAACCCCCGACGCAGCAGTACCCGTCGCCGTACGAGATGCCGTACCCGAGCCAGGTGCAGGCGTGTGACGGCAAGGTCTGGCGCAACGACCCGAACAACCCCGCCAAGCTGACGAACGAGAACCCGTCGGAGCACGGCCCGTACGGCATGAAGGAGGCGACCGCCAAGTCGGTCAACACCTACTACGTGCAGCTGATCGGCGACATCGGCATCTGCCCCGTCACCGAGATGGCGAAGAAGATGGGTGTGCGGCGCGCGGACGGCCGGGCGATCGACCAGGCCCCCTCCATCGCGCTGGGCTCCCAGGAGATGTCGCCGCTGACGATGGCGAACGCGTACGCCACCTTCGCCTCGCGCGGTACGTACTGCACCCCGGTCGCCATAGAGTCGATCACCCAGAAGGTCGGCAGCGAGGAGAAGTCCCTCCAGGTGCCGAAGTCGACCTGCTCGCGCGCGATGTCGGAGAAGACCGCCGACACCATCAGCACGATCCTCAAGGGCGTGGTCGAGGACGGCACAGGCCAGGAGGCCGGCCTCGACAACCGTCCGAGCGCGGGCAAGACGGGTACGACGGACGAGCGCTTCGCGGCCTGGTTCGTCGGCTACACCCCGAACATGGCGGGCGCGGTCTGGGTCGGCGACCCGGCCCACAAGCGCCACATGACGAACATCACCATCGGCGGCGTCTACAACGACAAGGTCTACGGCGGCCGGGTCCCCGGACCCATCTGGCGCGACATGATGACCGGCGCGCTCAGCGGCAAACCCGTGGAGGACTTCCACCTGATCGACATCCCCGACGACAACAAGAAGGGGGATGATCAGGGAAAAGGACACGGGGGGAACGACGGGGGCAAGAACGGGGACAGCACGGGCGGGATCGGCGGACTGATCGGCGGTCTGACGGTCGGCGGCACGGCTGACGGCGGCACCACGGGCGACACGACCGGCGGCGCCTTCCCCACACCGACCTTCTCCCTCCCGGGCAACTTCATCCAGGGCCAGACGAACGGCGGAAGCAAGGGGAACGGCAACGGGGGCTGGCGCGGGTAA
- a CDS encoding GatB/YqeY domain-containing protein, with the protein MTTTLKSKLQADLNAAIKERDELRSSTLRLTLAAITKEEVAGKEKRELSDDEVQKVITREAKKRREAAEAFEQGGRAEQAEREKAEGEVLSAYLPKQLSDDELSAIVAQAVAEAKAAGAEGPRAMGAVMKIVNPKVAGQAEGGRVAAAVKKLLQG; encoded by the coding sequence ATGACCACCACGCTCAAGTCGAAGCTGCAGGCCGACCTCAACGCCGCGATCAAGGAGCGCGACGAGCTCCGCTCCTCGACGCTCCGGCTGACGCTCGCCGCGATCACCAAGGAGGAGGTCGCGGGCAAGGAGAAGCGGGAGCTCTCCGACGACGAGGTCCAGAAGGTGATCACCCGTGAGGCGAAGAAGCGCCGGGAGGCCGCGGAGGCGTTCGAGCAGGGCGGCCGCGCCGAGCAGGCCGAGCGGGAGAAGGCGGAGGGCGAGGTGCTGTCCGCGTACCTGCCCAAGCAGCTGTCCGACGACGAGCTGAGCGCGATCGTCGCCCAGGCCGTGGCGGAGGCGAAGGCGGCCGGTGCCGAGGGGCCGCGGGCCATGGGTGCCGTCATGAAGATCGTGAACCCGAAGGTGGCCGGCCAGGCCGAGGGCGGCCGTGTCGCCGCCGCGGTGAAGAAGCTGCTCCAGGGCTGA
- a CDS encoding metallophosphoesterase, which translates to MRARYGVPLGIMAAGAAGLAYAAGFEARSFRLRRVTVPVLPPGMRPLRVLQVSDIHMVSGQRKKQRWLRSLAGLRPDFVINTGDNLSDPEGVPEVLDSLGPLMEFPGAYVFGSNDYYGPRLRNPARYLLEKASGRHGLNGNPPAVGVIHNPWEDLRDGFDEAGWLNLTNTRGVLKVEGVSIELTGLDDPHIKRDRYARVAGGPSGTYDFSMGVVHAPYLRVLDAYTADGYPLVLAGHTHGGQLCIPFYGALVTNCDLDTDRVKGLSTHTADGHTSYLHVSAGCGTNRYTPVRFACPPEATLLTLVER; encoded by the coding sequence ATGCGCGCGCGATACGGAGTACCCCTGGGAATCATGGCGGCGGGCGCCGCCGGTCTGGCGTACGCGGCGGGCTTCGAGGCCCGCTCCTTCCGCCTCCGGCGGGTGACGGTCCCGGTCCTCCCGCCGGGTATGCGTCCGCTGCGCGTGCTCCAGGTCTCCGACATCCACATGGTGAGCGGCCAGCGCAAGAAGCAGCGGTGGCTGCGGTCACTGGCGGGCCTGCGCCCCGACTTCGTGATCAACACGGGCGACAACCTGTCGGATCCGGAAGGGGTCCCCGAGGTACTGGACTCCCTGGGCCCCCTGATGGAGTTCCCGGGCGCGTACGTCTTCGGCTCCAACGACTACTACGGCCCCAGACTCCGCAATCCGGCCCGCTACTTGCTGGAGAAGGCGAGCGGCCGGCACGGCCTGAACGGCAACCCGCCGGCGGTCGGCGTCATCCACAACCCGTGGGAGGACCTGCGCGACGGCTTCGACGAGGCCGGCTGGCTGAACCTGACCAACACACGCGGTGTCCTGAAGGTCGAGGGCGTGTCGATCGAGCTGACGGGCCTGGACGACCCCCACATCAAGCGCGACCGCTACGCCCGGGTGGCCGGCGGCCCCTCGGGGACGTACGACTTCTCGATGGGCGTCGTCCACGCCCCGTACCTGCGGGTGCTGGACGCGTACACGGCGGACGGCTACCCCCTGGTCCTGGCCGGCCACACCCACGGCGGCCAGCTGTGCATCCCCTTCTACGGCGCACTGGTCACCAACTGCGACCTGGACACCGACCGCGTGAAGGGCCTGTCCACCCACACGGCGGACGGCCACACCTCCTACCTCCACGTCTCGGCGGGCTGCGGCACCAACCGCTACACCCCGGTCCGCTTCGCATGCCCACCGGAGGCCACGCTGCTGACGCTGGTGGAGCGGTAG